From one Microbulbifer sp. A4B17 genomic stretch:
- the tusC gene encoding sulfurtransferase complex subunit TusC, translated as MSTKSLALCRTAPYGNALAREGIEAVLAAAAMEQDMDLLFLGDGVFQLLDQQSPADIGQKSLRRNLQALPIFGIEQFFVCEKSLAERNITLEQIQVAGAETKAVKDTGSLIAAYPTVLSF; from the coding sequence ATGAGTACTAAATCATTGGCCCTATGCCGCACCGCCCCCTACGGCAATGCCCTGGCGCGGGAAGGTATCGAAGCCGTACTGGCAGCGGCGGCGATGGAACAGGACATGGACCTGCTATTTCTCGGCGATGGGGTATTCCAATTGCTGGACCAGCAATCACCTGCGGATATCGGCCAGAAAAGCCTGCGACGCAATTTGCAGGCTCTGCCGATTTTTGGCATTGAGCAGTTTTTTGTTTGTGAGAAAAGCCTCGCTGAACGCAATATCACCCTGGAGCAGATCCAGGTTGCCGGCGCAGAGACTAAAGCCGTAAAAGATACCGGTTCACTGATCGCCGCCTACCCCACCGTATTGAGCTTCTGA
- the tusB gene encoding sulfurtransferase complex subunit TusB — translation MTLHIVSKSPYTSSALKECLGAFAQDDSLLLIEDGVYALRHEALETVPSTQIFCLEEDVAARGQQKLAANMDRVEMIDDARWVQLCTQHQPIVSWFR, via the coding sequence ATGACTTTGCATATTGTCAGCAAATCCCCCTATACCAGCAGTGCCCTTAAGGAATGCCTCGGTGCTTTTGCCCAGGATGACTCGCTCCTGCTTATTGAGGATGGTGTCTATGCGCTGAGGCACGAGGCTCTGGAAACAGTGCCAAGCACCCAAATTTTCTGCCTTGAAGAGGACGTTGCTGCCCGGGGCCAGCAGAAACTTGCAGCAAACATGGATAGAGTGGAAATGATCGATGATGCTCGCTGGGTACAGCTCTGTACCCAGCATCAACCCATAGTCAGTTGGTTTCGGTAA